One part of the Salmo salar chromosome ssa10, Ssal_v3.1, whole genome shotgun sequence genome encodes these proteins:
- the ccn1 gene encoding CCN family member 1, translated as MFIFSIVVILIGTFNMVLSTSSCLSVCECPMELPRCAPGVSLVVDSCGCCKVCARQLNEDCSLTEPCDHTKGLECNFGASFGAMRGICRAKSEGRPCEYNSRIYQNGESFQPNCKHQCTCMDGAVGCVPLCPQELSLPNLGCANPRLVKVAGQCCEEWVCDDGKDTDIIDKLFGKDSMTEESESDLTNRNELIAIVKGGLKSLAAFRVQPESHMFESQKCIVQTTPWSQCSKTCGTGISTRVTNNNSECKLVKETRICEVRPCTQSPYSSLKKGKKCSRTKKSTQAQKFTYAGCSSLKKYRSKYCGSCVDGRCCSPQQTRTIRVKFRCEDGETFNKNVMMIESCKCTFNCPHANEASYPFYRLLNDIHKFRD; from the exons ATGTTCATTTTCTCCATCGTCGTGATATTAATTGGAACCTTCAATATG GTTCTTTCCACCTCTTCTTGCCTCTCGGTATGCGAGTGCCCGATGGAGCTGCCCAGGTGCGCGCCTGGTGTGAGCCTCGTAGTGGATAGCTGCGGGTGCTGCAAAGTCTGCGCGAGACAACTCAACGAGGACTGCAGTCTGACAGAGCCTTGCGACCACACCAAAGGACTCGAGTGCAACTTTGGGGCCAGCTTCGGTGCTATGCGTGGCATCTGCCGTG CTAAGTCAGAGGGAAGACCCTGTGAATACAACAGCAGGATTTACCAAAACGGAGAGAGCTTCCAGCCTAACTGCAAGCACCAGTGCACATGCATGGATGGGGCTGTGGGCTGCGTCCCCCTGTGCCCTCAGGAGCTCTCCCTGCCCAACCTGGGCTGTGCCAACCCAAGGCTGGTCAAGGTGGCAGGCCAGTGCTGCGAGGAGTGGGTATGTGATGAcggaaaggacactgacatcatTGACAAGCTGTTTGGCAAAGACAGCATGACTGAAGAGTCAGAGAGTGACCTCACCAACAGGAACGAGCTCATCGCCATTGTCAAGGGAGGACTCAAGTCTCTAGCTG CTTTCAGAGTGCAGCCTGAGAGCCACATGTTTGAGAGTCAGAAGTGCATTGTCCAGACCACTCCTTGGTCCCAGTGCTCCAAGACCTGTGGCACAGGCATCTCCACCCGAGTCACCAACAACAACAGCGAGTGCAAGCTGGTCAAAGAGACACGCATCTGTGAAGTGCGGCCATGCACCCAGTCTCCCTACTCCAGCCTTAAG AAAGGAAAGAAGTGCAGCAGAACCAAGAAGTCTACCCAGGCTCAGAAGTTCACCTATGCCGGCTGCTCCAGCCTGAAGAAGTACAGGTCCAAGTACTGTGGATCCTGTGTGGACGGCCGCTGCTGTTCCCCCCAGCAGACCCGCACCATCCGGGTCAAGTTCCGCTGTGAGGACGGAGAGACCTTCAACAAGAACGTCATGATGATCGAGTCCTGCAAATGCACCTTCAACTGTCCCCATGCCAACGAAGCCTCCTACCCCTTCTACAGACTCCTCAACGACATCCACAAGTTCAGAGACTAA